A genomic stretch from Limanda limanda chromosome 11, fLimLim1.1, whole genome shotgun sequence includes:
- the LOC133013987 gene encoding prostaglandin reductase-3-like produces MSGLLLLRLLTRGGRALSLGGRGAGGLDPLPGVHPAAARRSIVDLSYSQPFMDFAGSSIPSSMRKLVVTQLSSDFREAVRVQCVAVPTPGDAELLVRNRFVGINASDINYSAGRYDPSLKPPFDAGFEGIGEVVGLGLSASSRYTVGDNVAYFRSGAFAEYTVVPAKECVPVPAVKPEFLTLLLSGATAYIAMKRLGDLAEGETVLVTAAAGGTGQFAVQFAKQAGCHVIGTCSSNEKAGFLKSIGCNRPINYTTEDLAKTLRKEYPKGVNVVYESVGGSVLEVAVNTLANKGRLIVIGFISGYQTPSGIPQFRGGTLPVKLLQKSASMRGFFLPHFYSDYREALSSMMQMFANGKLVCEVDYGDQAEGGRFVGLESVFRAVDYMYSGKNLGKVVVEVAPPAVSNSKL; encoded by the exons ATGTCCGGCCTGCTGCTCCTGCGGCTGCTGACCCGCGGCGGGAGGGCGCTGTCGCTGGGGGGGCGCGGGGCCGGCGGACTGGACCCACTTCCGGGAGTTCACCCGGCGGCGGCGCGGCGCTCCATCGTGGACCTGTCCTACTCCCAGCCCTTCATGGACTTCGCGGGATCCTCCATTCCCAGCAGCATGAGGAAGCTGGTGGTCACGCAGCTCAGCTCCGACTTCCGAGAGGCCGTGCGTGTGCAGTGCGTGGCGGTTCCGACCCCGGGCGACGCGGAGCTGCTCGTCCGGAACcg TTTTGTGGGAATCAATGCCAGTGATATTAATTACTCGGCGGGCCGTTACGACCCCTCGCTGAAGCCTCCTTTCGACGCCGGGTTCGAGGGGATCGGTGAGGTTGTCGGCCTCGGCCTTAGCGCCAGCTCCCGTTACACCGTCGGAGACAACGTGGCCTATTTCCGCAGTGGTGCCTTCGCTGAGTACACGGTGGTCCCTGCCAAGGAGTGCGTGCCCGTCCCTGCGGTGAAGCCAGAGTTCCTCACCCTGCTGCTCAGCGGTGCCACGGCCTACATCGCCATGAAGCGTCTGGGCGACCTGGCCGAAGGTGAGACGGTCCTGGTCACCGCGGCTGCAGGAGGCACCGGGCAGTTTGCCGTGCAGTTTGCCAAACAGGCCGGCTGCCACGTGATCGGGACCTGCTCGTCCAATGAGAAGGCCGGCTTTCTGAAGTCCATCGGCTGTAACCGGCCAATCAACTACACCACGGAAGACCTGGCCAAGACGCTTCGGAAAGAGTACCCAAAAGGTGTCAACGTGGTGTATGAGTCAGTTGGAGGAAGTGTTTTAGAAGTCGCCGTGAACACTTTGGCCAACAAGGGTCGGCTCATAGTGATCGGCTTCATCTCCGGGTACCAGACGCCATCGGGTATCCCACAGTTCAGAGGAGGAACACTGCCGGTCAAGCTGCTGCAGAAGTCGGCCAGCATGCGGGGTTTCTTCCTGCCCCACTTCTACAGCGACTACAGGGAGGCTCTGAGTAGCATGATGCAGATGTTTGCCAATGGGAAGTTAGTGTGTGAAGTGGATTATGGGGATCAGGCAGAGGGGGGGAGGTTTGTAGGCTTAGAGTCAGTCTTCCGGGCCGTGGACTACATGTATTCTGGGAAAAACCTGGGCAAAGTCGTGGTGGAAGTGGCACCGCCTGCTGTTAGTAATAGCAAGCTGTGA